The Erpetoichthys calabaricus chromosome 5, fErpCal1.3, whole genome shotgun sequence genome has a segment encoding these proteins:
- the LOC114641598 gene encoding zinc finger protein 239-like, with protein MRTKRLYMPAKGVKKTFKIKSDCNDEPVHSVQKPQACSESGSLFAHRNSLQVLKRVHNGEKTPCCQVCGKQFPSNSALQRHMHVHTGEKPYSCAKCGKSFSRNSSLHNHSKIHLGERPYRCSECGKGFSFLGNFHDHLRIHSGEKPYCCSECGKRFIQGSSLRRHIRTHTGEKPHCCSECGKQFSDGNALQRHKRIHTGEKPYCCSECGKQFSDSSALRQHTRIHIREKPYCCSECGKQFSYSSSLRKHRRIHTGEKPYCCSECGKGFTVSSNLRQHERIHIRRKSHSCSEK; from the coding sequence ATGCGGACCAAGAGGCTGTATATGCCAGCCAAGGgtgtgaaaaaaacatttaaaatcaaatctgaCTGTAACGATGAGCCTGTCCATTCAGTTCAGAAGCCACAAGCCTGTTCTGAAAGTGGCAGTCTGTTTGCACACAGAAACAGTCTTCAAGTACTTAAAAGAGTTCACAATGGAGAAAAAACACCCTGCTGTCAAGTGTGTGGCAAACAATTCCCCAGTAACAGTGCTCTTCAGCGGCACATGCAtgttcatactggagagaagccatacagcTGTGCCAAATGTGGCAAAAGCTTTTCACGTAACAGCAGTCTTCACAATCATTCAAAAATTCACCTGGGAGAAAGGCCTTAtcgctgctctgaatgtggtaaaggatTCTCGTTTTTAGGTAATTTTCATGACCACTTAAGAATTCACAGCGGAGAGAAGCCTTACTGTTGTAGTGAATGTGGCAAACGCTTTATACAAGGAAGCAGCCTGCGGAGACACATCCGaactcacactggagaaaaacctcactgttgttctgaatgtggaaagcaATTTTCTGATGGGAACGCGCTTCAGAGACACAaacgaattcacactggagaaaagccatattgctgttctgaatgtgggaaacaattctCTGACAGTAGCGCACTTCGGCAGCACACCAGAATTCACAttagagagaagccatattgctgctctgaatgtgggaaacagtTCTCTTACAGTAGCTCTCTTCGGAAACACCgacgaattcacactggagaaaagccatattgctgttctgaatgtggtaaaggatTCACTGTGAGTAGCAATCTTCGGCAACACGAACGAATTCACATTAGAAGAAAATCACATTCCTGTTCTGAAAAGTAG